Sequence from the Gemmatimonadaceae bacterium genome:
GGCAATTGCCAGAGCTTCTTCAGCAACCGGATCGTAGGGAGTCAGAAGAATGCCGCGATCTGTCTCGATCGCGAGGATGCGGTCTCCTGAGGTGACGTGCAGTCGGTCTCCATGTCTTTCGGCAGCGTGGCGGAAACCGAAACCCCAGCCTATCCGAGACACGACCAAGGATTTCGAAGGCCTCCGGCCCGTCCGAGCGCCTGCCGAATGGAAAATATGGCCGGCCTTCTCCGGCTTAAGGGCTACAGTTCGTCCCCCTCGATCGGAGGCCGGCCCTGCGATCGCACCTTCGTCAGAACGCGCTGGAATTTCTGTCGGTCTCCGCGAGAGGCGCGGTCGTTCAGGTAATCGCTCGTCATCAGCGCTGACATCTTCTCTGCGAGTGCTGTCGAGATCAGCTGATTGATCGAAATGTCTTCCTGCTTTGCAAGCTCCCGCGCCTGTTTGTGGAGCGACTCCGGCAGCCTCAGACTGATTGTACTCATCGTGTTGTCTCCTTCCCTTTACTGCGCAGAATCCCCAGGAATTCCCGGGGAGAGACAATGCAGACTCCGAACTGCTCGGAACCGGCAAAGTCCCGGATATTGTGTGTCACCAGATAATCGGCATTCGACTCAACTGCGAGCTCAAGAACCAGATCGTCGTTGGGATCCCGCAACACCGGCCGCCACAAATAGTAGATCAGACGGTGGTGTGCAACGCTACAGACGTAGTCGAGGAAATCGTCAATATCCTTGAATGTCAGCCCGATCTCGCGGGCCTGTCTCTTTGTGACGGCTTCGTATTCAAGAACAAGCGGTACCGAAATATTGAGCTCGAAGTTCCTCCCTATCCCCTCAAGAACGGCAAACGATGCACCGGTTGCAGATCGTAGCCCTGCAATCAGAACGCTCGTGTCGAGGACGACCGAATACATTATATGGTATCATATACGATACCAATATGCATCGCAACCGCTGAAACCCAGGCTTTATCGCCCTCCAAGGCTGCCCAGCCGCCTCACGATCTCCTCCCGCAGCGACTGCGGCTCGAGCACCTCGGCCTCCGGCCCGTATTGCAGAACGTGCCTCACCCCCCACTCGGCGTCGGCGAGCGGATGCTCGATGGTGAGCGACCCGTCGGGAGCCAGCTCCCTCCCCTCGCGCTCGGCAATCCACCGCGCGACTCGGCGCGAGTAGCGCACCGTCATCCCGCCCGACGGCGTGTCCGCCTGAAGCCCGCGCCCTTCGCGCAGCGCTTCGCGAATCGAGAAGTTGGCCGGGATCTCATACCGATCGGTAAGCAGCGTCGCGTCCTCGATGCGGTCAGCGCGAAATACCCGCAGGCCCTCGCTCGCCTCGCAGTACGCGACGACATACCACATCCCGCTCGCCGCCACCATTCCATACGGGCGAATGACGCGACCCTTCGCCTCGGTGGCCGCCGAGCTTCGATAGGCAATCCGTATCTTGCGATGATTCCTGAGAGCGCGCCGCACCTCATCCAGGAAAGGCAACGCATCAGTCGGCGCCAGCTCGGCCACGCGCATCTCCTGAACGTCGTCGGCCTGGGGAAGATGGGCGATCAGCTTGCGGAGACGTTGCCGGGCGGAGTCTATCACCGGCCGGTCGTCGGGTGGGCGTTCCTGTTCGAGGACCGTGAGGCCCAGCTCGAGCGCCCTGAGCTCCGGCACCGTGAGACCCATCGGGCGAAGAAACTGATCCGACCTCGCCGAGATTTTCGTGGAGCCGATGAAGATCTCCATGCCCTCGACGAATCCGCCCGGCAGGCCGTACCGCTCGCCAATCGCCCTCAGGTCGGAGAGGAGAGTGTCCCGCTCGATGCCGAGCTTTCGGGCGACGCCGGTAATCTCGTGCTCCTCACCGTCGGCAATTTCCGGGATGATCCGGAGGATGCGGCTGAGCTGCTCGGCGGCTGATCCAGTCATTTGCCGCTAGCGTAGATGTCGCGCGTCTCGCGGGCCTGGCGCTCGAACTCGTTTACCAATGCGGACGGCGCGACGGGCACCGCCTCGCCGCCGAAGGAGAGCAGCCATCGCGCAAAGGCGTCAATTCTGCGAACCGTGAACTTTCGGCGATCGGCCGCGCCTTCCACCGCGCCACCGAGCTGCGACGCAGCTCGTGCTTTCGGACTCAATCCAGACGCCGCTCTCGATTTAACTACGAACAGAGTAGAGAGGCGAGTTTTACGCCGTTCACCTGCCAAAAATGCGTTTTGAAAGGCATAGGCCCCCATTCAAGAAGGTCTATTAGGATTGCGCAAAGCCCTTAGTAAGAAGAGTCCGCCCGCTCACGATTCAATGGTCGATCGCAATCAATTCGGCCAGTTCTTTGGTTCAAGAAACCGGCACCATGCAAGGTTTTGGGTGCGGACTCCTTTGTGTGTGAGCCGGAGACAAGTCGAACCCGGCACCCGTAAACCCGCAACTTTACTTCACAGATTCCCATGATTTGCCCGCCAGGTCATTGCCGGCGATAATGAGCGTCCAGTGGGCTGCAACCGAGCAACGCGACAACACTATATCGGCCGCGGCGAAACAGTATTTCACGAAACAGAACGATTATGGCACTCTAAAGGATGCCGCGAAATTTGTAGCTCGCGGCTGACGCTCCGCCAACGTATCATTCATTCAATGACGAATCCCGCCGTGAAAGTAAGATTCGAGGCGACTGTCGCCGATAAATTCCAGGCCCAAAAAGAAGCTCTTGCGAAGAATCCTCAGATTCTCCAAACGAAGCATCGAATCTATTTGGGCGATGCTCGAGAAATGAAGGAATTGTCCGCCCCAGAGTCAATCCATCTCGCGGTATGTTCACCGCCCTACTGGACCCTTAAGGAGTATGACGGCGGAGCAGGTGAACTTCAACTGGGTCACGTGGAAGACTATGAGACCTTCCACGATGAGCTAGTTAAAGTTTGGAGGCGGTGTTACGACCTCCTTGTGCCTGGCGGCAGACTATGCGTCGTGGTCGGAGACGTGTGTCTCGCTCGCCGACAGGCTGGACGTCATTTGGTCATGCCACTGCATGCGGACATTGCTATTAGGTGTCGCCGAATCGGATTCGATTACTTGACGCCGATTCTTTGGTACAAAATCGCAAACGCCGCAACGGAGGTAGAGGGGAATGGTTCCCCTTTCTTGGGCAAGCCCTACGAGCCTAACGCAATAGTCAAGAACGATATCGAATACATTCTGCTGTTGAGAAAGCCAGGCGCCTATAGAAGGCCGACTTCGGAACAGCGCACCTTAAGTATGATCGACAAGACAAGTCATTCAAAATGGTTCAGATCATTTTGGTCTGACATTCCCGGCGCAAGTCGTTTTCTTGGGCACCCTGCGCCCTATCCTACCGAATTGGCATATCGCCTTATCAAGATGTTCTCCTTCGTCGGTGACACGGTCCTTGATCCATTCCTGGGCACTGGTACGACGACTGAAGCGGCAATGTCGGCAAACCGCTCAAGTATTGGCTACGAGATCGAAGAACATTATTTCGACATGGTCAGGGACCGCTTTCGCCAGATAGAGACCGGCACGGAAGTAGACTTTATTCGCTAGAACACGACGGACTCTTCAAGTTCAAAGGCGGACCCTCGACGGGCCGCCTTTTTTGTGTTCCTGCTGGCGATCTTGACCACGGATCACTTTATTGGTGGTCAGCTCCGACTAACCTATCCCGAAGAATCGGTTGACCAATAGCCTCCTTGACGCCTTCGCGGCCGCATTCCTAGGCCAGCCCTACATTCACCGACGGGCCTATACGGGCGACGTTATCGCGTCCCACTTGTATGAAGATCTCCTGGAACTAGGTCGCAGTCCTAAACTCGTGCAGCGAGTCGAATCAGCGGTTGTCGCTGTCAATAACCTCAATCGAGTTCGAGGTCGTGAAGGTAGACGGGGCGACGGCACTTTGGGGGTCGTGCCCCCCAGCGGCGTTACGCGTTCTGAGACTGGCTTTCTAGTACGCCGTGGCCCTGTTGCGAACCTCGAGATCGGTGCGGAAGTAAAGATCATGGCGACGAAGATGACAGCGCAAATTGACAGAGTTATGTCCGACCTCCGCCATCAAGCCGAAACATTTCAACGCCAGAGCGATCGAGCAATAAGAGTAGGAATCGTTGGAGTAAACTTCGCGGATGTGTATACGGGCTACGAGGGCGCTCGGCAGCATATCGCTAAGAGTCCCCCAAGTCGCGAGGCGCCCGATATTGTGCGGCGACTTGGTCAATTTGTTCGACCCCATTTCGATGAGCTGTTGATTCTCCGGTTTAAGGCTACGAATCGAGAACCCTTCGCCTTCCAATGGGTGGACGAACATGGAACACTGCTCGATTACGGAAGCGCCCTCGTGCGAATCTCTGATGAATATGAACGGCGCTTTTAGGCAGACTTAGATCCGGTATATATGTCTATCATCCCCGTTACCAAAACCGAATCTTTGAGTAATCTGATCACGATGCTTGAAGCTGGGACCATTAAGGTCAATCCCAGGTATCAGCGCAGTGGGGATATCTGGCCAGCGCGGGCGAAGTCTTTCCTCGTTGAAACAGTCCTACTCGGTATGCCGATACCAAGGGTGTTGCTGCATCAAATAGCAGACGCAGAACCTCCTCATACAAGTGACATAATCGACGGCCAACAGCGCTGCACGATTTTGAGAGATTTCCGCAATGGCGCATTTTCGTTGACTGCAGATGTGGATACTGACAACCTACGCGGTAAGAAATACAACGATCTCCCTCCAAGACGAAAAGGCCAGTTTAACGCGTATGTTGTCCCGCTCGACGTGTACTCAAACGCGACGCCGGGTGATATTCGCGAAGTGTTTCGACGTCTGAACTACTACACCGCTCCGCTAAACGCCGCAGAGCAGCGGCACGCGCAATTTTACGGAGAGCTCAGTCGGTTTGCTGAAGAGCAAGCCGAAACATGGGAAGACGTCTTCAGAACTTTGCGAGTTTTTACCAAACGCCAAAGGACTCGCAAAGCTGATCAGCAACTTCTGGCAGAGGTAGTCGACGCAATGATTTATCGGATATCGACGCCAACTGCAAAAACTCTCCGTGAAACGTATCGAAAACACGATCGCCAGTTTTCGAGTGCCGCAGATTTCCGTCGTCGGTTCGACGCAGCCAAGGCGGTGATCTCTCAGTGGACTTTCTTGCGCGAGATGGTGCTCCGAAAACATTATCATATGTTCGCCATTATCCTTGGCGTCATGCATTCCCAAAGAGCCCTCGCTGCGCTCACACCTGATCTTGGGCCTATGTTCCCGCTATATGACGTCGCTGCTATTGAACGACGTCTCACAAAGTTGGATGTCGCATTGCGGCGCAAAGAAACGCGTGGTCGATACGCGGGATTTGTTCGAGCGTCCAGTGAGAAAACCAACGTGCGGCCGAACCGCCTCGTTCGGTGTCGATCCTTCTACACTGCTTTAACCGGACATCCTTAGATAGCCGGCGACCGAGCGAAGCCATGAAGATTGTTGTATTTACCGGTGCGGGGGCCGGGAGAGCTGATGGCATTCCTCTGCAGACAGAACTCTTTGAGCAGTTCTTCTCCCGAGTCCCAGCAAATGCCCGCCGCGCTCAGCTGGTCACGACTGTCGCTGATTTCTTTAGTCGGGCCTTTGAGATAGACGCGCGCACTGCGCGGGGCCACACGCTTCCCACATTTGAAGAGGCCCTCGGAATTCTGGACCTCGCAATCGCT
This genomic interval carries:
- a CDS encoding DUF6290 family protein; translated protein: MSTISLRLPESLHKQARELAKQEDISINQLISTALAEKMSALMTSDYLNDRASRGDRQKFQRVLTKVRSQGRPPIEGDEL
- a CDS encoding DUF262 domain-containing protein — translated: MSIIPVTKTESLSNLITMLEAGTIKVNPRYQRSGDIWPARAKSFLVETVLLGMPIPRVLLHQIADAEPPHTSDIIDGQQRCTILRDFRNGAFSLTADVDTDNLRGKKYNDLPPRRKGQFNAYVVPLDVYSNATPGDIREVFRRLNYYTAPLNAAEQRHAQFYGELSRFAEEQAETWEDVFRTLRVFTKRQRTRKADQQLLAEVVDAMIYRISTPTAKTLRETYRKHDRQFSSAADFRRRFDAAKAVISQWTFLREMVLRKHYHMFAIILGVMHSQRALAALTPDLGPMFPLYDVAAIERRLTKLDVALRRKETRGRYAGFVRASSEKTNVRPNRLVRCRSFYTALTGHP
- a CDS encoding WYL domain-containing protein, producing MTGSAAEQLSRILRIIPEIADGEEHEITGVARKLGIERDTLLSDLRAIGERYGLPGGFVEGMEIFIGSTKISARSDQFLRPMGLTVPELRALELGLTVLEQERPPDDRPVIDSARQRLRKLIAHLPQADDVQEMRVAELAPTDALPFLDEVRRALRNHRKIRIAYRSSAATEAKGRVIRPYGMVAASGMWYVVAYCEASEGLRVFRADRIEDATLLTDRYEIPANFSIREALREGRGLQADTPSGGMTVRYSRRVARWIAEREGRELAPDGSLTIEHPLADAEWGVRHVLQYGPEAEVLEPQSLREEIVRRLGSLGGR
- a CDS encoding putative toxin-antitoxin system toxin component, PIN family, with amino-acid sequence MYSVVLDTSVLIAGLRSATGASFAVLEGIGRNFELNISVPLVLEYEAVTKRQAREIGLTFKDIDDFLDYVCSVAHHRLIYYLWRPVLRDPNDDLVLELAVESNADYLVTHNIRDFAGSEQFGVCIVSPREFLGILRSKGKETTR
- a CDS encoding site-specific DNA-methyltransferase; this translates as MTNPAVKVRFEATVADKFQAQKEALAKNPQILQTKHRIYLGDAREMKELSAPESIHLAVCSPPYWTLKEYDGGAGELQLGHVEDYETFHDELVKVWRRCYDLLVPGGRLCVVVGDVCLARRQAGRHLVMPLHADIAIRCRRIGFDYLTPILWYKIANAATEVEGNGSPFLGKPYEPNAIVKNDIEYILLLRKPGAYRRPTSEQRTLSMIDKTSHSKWFRSFWSDIPGASRFLGHPAPYPTELAYRLIKMFSFVGDTVLDPFLGTGTTTEAAMSANRSSIGYEIEEHYFDMVRDRFRQIETGTEVDFIR